GACTGTCCGCAGACTGTCCCTGGACTGTCTGCAGACAGTCCGCGAGCCAGAGGGGCGACTCCCGGTTCAGGTCGTCTCGCTTCAACAGGTTGTGATAGAAGCGGGCTCGGTTCGCCCCATCCGCCGGCAAGGTGGTCACCCAGGGCAGAGTCGTCACCCATGACCATGTGGGATTCACGCTGAAGTGGCGGGCACTTGACCAGAGCCAATCGACGGGGTCCTTCACCAGGCCGGCGCGCTTGGGATTGCGCTCGATATAGAGCTGGGTGAACATGGCCTGCTCATCCGATGTGACCGGCTTGGACCAGTAGCGCGCTTCCCAGAGGCAACCCGTGCGACCCCGCGCCCGGTTGAAGCAGGCCGAGTAGCGTCCATTCAGTCGCCTCATGAGCCGGCCCATGGCGCCATCCTTCAAGACCGAGATCAGTAGATGGATGTGATTGGGCATGAGGACAAAGGCATGGACCTGGATCTCCTCCGCTTCCAGGAATGATTCAAGCGATCGCAGATAGAGGAGGAAGTCCCCGGTTGTGACAAAGATCTGTTGCCGGTCGTGACCTCGACAACCCACGTGGTGGAGGCTGCCTGACTGATCCTGTTGTCGCGGGGTTGCCATGGGGGCTCCAGCTTGACCACCTCCTTCCACCGCAATTGGAGCGCGCATGATCCGCAAAGGAGTGAAGTTGCTTGGAGATATCCAGTGGGTGTTCGCGAGGAGCGACAGGTGGGGAATCCACGGCATGGATGGTCTGCGACGTGTCGTCCCGTTGGACACGCGGATCGTGCCACACGCTTTGTTGAAGGCAGGGTGATGTCGAGGCGGGCTGTGGGGAGGCCGGGCTTAGAGGTCGGGGTGCGTGCGTTGGCGCTCGGCCGTGTAGGTCCACCAGGGTTTGAGGGGCGCTCCCTCCATGAATCGCACGGCGGAGATGAAGACATCCAGGACGCAGGGGTCCTGCCTTTGGCAGGTGGCGGCGCAAAGACGATCGTAGAGGATCTTTGGATCCTGGCCCACGAGATCCCGCGGGACTCGGATGCCGATCTGGCGCAATTCCTCCGCGGTGGCCCGCCCCACGTTGGGCAGTTGCTCCAGGCGCGTCAGAGTGTTGCGATCGGGAGCAGTTGATTTGTCCAAGCCCTGGCCCATCACGCCTCCATGTCAAGGGGAATCCGACGCATCTCCTTGCGGGCCACCACCTGGCAGCGGCTGATGACATCCCGTCCCCACCAGTCCTTCAATTCATCCATGGCCAGATTGAGCCGGCTCTCGCGCTCCGCCCTGCCACCGTCCAGCAGGCCCAGCTGCACCGGGTGGCCCACCACCGGCTGCAGGCGTCCGGCCGACAGGCCCAACAACCTCAGCGCCTCGCCTTCGCTCCAGTTCTCATGAAAGAGGTGGCGCGCCGCGGCGTAGAGATCTGATTCCCGCTGACTGGGCCGCGCCAGAGGCTGCTGGCGGAAACGGTTGCGGAAATCCGGGCTGCGCAACTGCACCGTCACCTGGCGGGCGGCCAAGCCAGCCTCCCGCAGGCGGCGGCAGACCCGCTCGGTCAGATCAAGCAGTTCCGCCTCCAGGGCCTGTCGCCCGCGCAAATCCTGGCCGAAGGTGCGGGAGTGCCCCACCGATTTCTCCTCACGGGAGTAGCCGAAGGGCCGGGTGATGCGGCCGCCCTCGCCCCGGGCCAGACGCTGCAGGTTGCCCGCCCACAGCGGGCCGAAGCGTCGTGCCAGGATGGCGAGGGGGAATTCCGCCAACTGGCCCAGGGTGTGGATGCCCAGTTCGCGCAACTTGCCGGCTGTGGACTCCCCGATGCCGTGCATGGCCTGCACGTCCAGTGGCGCCAACACGGCGCGGGCCTCGTCGGCGCGGATCTCGAAGAGACCGGCTGGCTTGCGCAGCTTGGAGGCCATCTTGGCGAGCAGCTGGTTGGGGGCGATGCCAATGCTGCAGGCAAGACCCAAATCACTTCTGATGCGGGCCTGGACCGTGCAGGCGATCTCCCATGGCCCGCCATGAAGCAGGCGGCAACGGCTCACCTCCAGCACGGCCTCGTCCACACTGAGCACGTCCAGGTCCGGCGTGTACTGTTCGAGGATGGCCATCACCTCGGCGGAGGCGGCGCTGTACTTGCCACGGGAGCCGGGCAGGTAGACGGCGTCCGGACAACGACGCCAGGCTTCGGCGACCGGCATGCCGGAGCGGATGCCATAGGCCCGCGCCTCATAGGAACAGGTGGTGACGATACCGCGCCCGGAGAAGGCGGCCTCGGGGGACTGGGCGTCCTCGCAGCTCTTCGCGTGGAGCCGCCGGCCCTCCTTGCCCCAGGGCGGCGGCCCGCCGCCGATGACCACCGGCCGGCCGCGCAGGGCGGGGTTGTCCCGCTGCTCCACCGCGGCGAAGAAGGCGTCCATGTCCACGTGGAGGTAGCTCGCTTCCACCGCCCTTCTCCTCGAGAACCCAATTCCGCACGCAATTGTTGACCGGGGTCTTCCTTGCCGCTGAGCAGACGATGATCGGACAGGATGCCCCGGGATCATCCGCGGCGGCCCACTCCACTTTCGTCCCGAACCACCAGGAGATGCCGTTGCCGTCCAGCACGCCACCCCGCTTGTCCTCGTCATCGCCCTTGACAGGCTCCTGCAGCGGCGTGGCGCCGGCCGCCAGGGCGCGATGGAAGGTGGCGTCCACCTCCGGCACATAGACATGCAGGTGGGCTGGCAGCGGCGGCCACTCCGGCTGGGCCTCGCCCAGCATCAGCACGCCGTCGTCGATGCGCAGGGCCACATGCTGGACGCGCCCGTCGGGGGCCGTGTGGCGCAGCAGTTCGACCCCGTCCAGCACGTCCTGGACAAAGGTGATCAGGGCCTTGGCATCCTTGACGACGAGCTAAGGTGACAGGCTGGGGTAGCCCTCGGGCTTGAAGGTCATCCGCTCTTCCTTTCTCAAAGGTCTTCCCAAGCGCAATTGAGGATCGATGGCTCGGTCATCGCGTCGTCACGTCCCCCATCCCGGCCTTCCCTTTGGCAGGGGGAAGGCGTCGGGCTCATCCCGGCATGGGCGAAAACTGGTCGGCGACGACCCACCAGCGCCCCCCTTCGCATGCCAGGAAGAGAAGATCCCGTCCGCGCAGGACTTGGTGATGGTCTTCCGGCCCAATTTCGATCTCGTACTCGTAGGCGACGACCGCCGCCTGGCCGTGGATGCGGACGAGGGGGTGGCGCACCTGCCAGCGGTGGATCGCCACGCCCCGGGCGTAGGCCGTCCAGCCGGCCACGCAATCCGCCCCGCTCTCCAAGCGCCCGACCATGGCGGGCGTGATGGCGACCATGTCCGGGTGGAAGAACTCGACCAGGCGCTCGGGCCGCCCCTGTGTCCAGGCGCGATTCAGCTCCTCGACGGTGGCCCACACCTCGCGCTGGAGGGGGTCGCTGAAAGGCATGGCGTCCTCTTGCTTTCTCCAGATGGAAATCGAAGATCGATGGTCCGATTTGCGCATTTCCGTGAATCCCCATCCCGGCCTTCCCCCTTGCAAGGGGAAGGAGTCCTAGCCCACCAGGCAGACGCGGGTCAGCTCCCACTGCTGGCTCTCGATGGCGTAGCTCAGCTCGTAGACATCCGGCCCCTCCGTGCAGACGGCGAAATGCCGGCGGCGGTTGTAACCCTCGTCGCTGACCCAGCCGCCGTTGACGCGGCTGACCTTGTAGACGTGGTTCTTCCAGCGGAAGCGCAGCGGACTCATGGTGCCGTTGCGGAACAGGGTGATCACCTCGACAGGGTCACCGATCTCCTCGTAGCGCATGGTTCACCTAGTGGACTGATTCTCGTGAGATGACGGATGATGAAGTGCATAGGCCGTCCAGCGCAAGGCGTCCGCGCCGCCGGCGCAGTGGGGCTGCGTCAAGGCGCGGCAACGCGGCGATGGGCGGCCTGGGCGCTTCCCGTAGGGTTTGCGAGGTTGCCAACGATCCATCTCCCATGCATTGTGCAGCAAACAGCATTCGGCAGATCACGGGAATTGGTCCACTAGCAGCCTGTCGGGCTTGGGCCTTGGATGGGATTCGCGCCCAAATCGTGGCCGGTTTTTCGGAATTTTCGAAGAGCATACTGGTGGTCTGTTCAAGAAAATTGCGGAAAAATCCGGACCGATTGGGGCGATGAAGACCGCCAAGTGGCCAAGTCCGACAGACTGCTAGCGATAGCGGCGCATCAACCCGGTCACCTTGCCCGCGATGCGGAACTCCGGGCTGGTCCCTTCCACGAACAGGGGTTCGTAGCGGGCGTTGGCCGGCTGCAGACGGATGCGGTCCTGCTCCGGGAAGTAGAACTTGACGGTGGCCTCCTCCCCGATGAGGGCCACCACCATGTCGCCGGCGCGCGCCGAGTCCTGCACCTGGGCGAAAACGAGGTCCCCGTCCAGGATGCCCGCCTCCACCATGCTGTCGCCGCGCACCTCGAGGGCGAAATGCTCGTCGCCACGCAGCAGCTGGGTGTCCACCTGCAGCATCTCCTCCACATGCTCCACCGCCAGGATTGGTTCGCCGGCAGCCACCCGCCCCAGCAGGGGCACGCTGCGCACGCTCAGTTCCAGGATGCGGCCGGCGGCGAGGGCGGCGGGCGTCAGCTCCAGGGCGCGGGCGCGCCCAGCCACCCGCAGCAGGTAGCCCTTCCGCTCCAGGGCGTCCAGCAGCACCTTGACGCCGTTGGTGGACTTGATGCCGAAGCGCTCACCGAGTTCCCGGTAGCTGGGGGGCGTGCCGCCCTTCTCCAGGGCCTGGCGCAGGTAGGCCAGCAGCTCTTCCTGGCGGCTGGTGAGGTTGTCGTTGGCGCCGCGCGGGCTCATGCTCCCTCCGGATATTGTTCATAGGATAGTGAACAAATGTTCCAGATGCAAGGGGGCGTGGGAAGAGTTCCAATAGCTTTCCCAGCGCCTTCTGTCCACCCAGGCGATTGAGAACTGCTTGGCGGCCATGATGTCAAGGCGTGATCAAAGCACCGACGTGTGGCTGATGGGAACTTGCGTCGCCATGCAGAAACATGGTGCTTCAACGGGGCACTATCGAAGCCGCCAGGCGTGGGGACAGATTTTCTTCGTCATTGGCGATGGGGTGGCGCATGAGGCGAAGCGGGCGCGGAGTGATTGACGGATCGGGAGTGATGGCCGTGGCGCGACGGTAGCGCATTAGATGGCGAAATGGTAGTGTTGGTGGTGGCGTAATGGTAGCGCAATACCGGGCGGACGGGATGCGTAGGAGGCCGCGAAATGATGGTGCTGTGCGAAAAGAAAGGAATGGTCCGGGCTGGATTGACGAGTCATTGCGTTTGTCAGTCCAGACGGCAAGACGCGGTGGAACTCCTTGCTGTGATTGTGAACGAATGACTGGCTATCTGACCCGTGTGGTGGATGCCGAGCTGGATGAGCTGCTGCCCGGCTTGCCAGCGATCGCCCTTGAAGGCCCCAAGGGTGTGGGCAAGACCGAGACGGCCCGGCGCCGTGCGCGCACGATCCAGCGCCTGGACGATCCAGCGCCGCGAGCCGTCGCCGAGGCGGATCCGGCGCAGGTGCTCACTGGCGAGCCGCCTGTACTGGTTGACGAGTGGCAGCGCGTGCCGGCGGTATGGGACGCGGTCCGGCGCGCCGTCGACGACGGGGCCGGACCGGGCCGCTTTCTGCTGACGGGCTCGGCCAGTCCGGCAGCGCCGCCGACGCATTCCGGCGCTGGCCGGATCGTGACACTGCGCATGCGCCCGCTGACGCTGGGCGAGCGTGGCGTCGGCCGGCCCGGCGTCAGCCTCAAGCACGTGCTGCAAGGCGGCCGGGAAGAGATAGAGGGCCGGACGGACCTCGTCCTGGCGGATTACGTGCAGGAGATCACGGCCTCGGGTTTCCCCGGCATCCGCACCTTGTCGGGACGCGCCCGGCGGCTGCAACTGGACGGCTACCTGCGCCGCATCATCGACACGGACTTCCCGGAGCAAGGCCACACGGCCCGCCGGCCCGCCGTGCTGGAGCGCTGGCTGGCGGCCTATGCCGCGGCCACGGCCACCACGGCCTCCTACGAGACGATTCGCGATGCCGCCACGAGCGGCCAGGGCGAGAAGCCGGCGAAGACGACGACGCAACCCTATCGGGACATCCTGGAGCGGCTGTGGATCGTCGACCCAGTTCCCGCTTGGCTGCCGTCGGGCAATCGCCTGAATCGTCTTTCCCAGCCGCCGAAGCACCATCTGGCCGACCCGGCGCTGGCCGCGCACCTCCTCGGACTGGATGCCGAAGCCCTGTTGACGGGCGCCGGACCGGGACCGGAAATCCCGCGCGACGGCACGCTGCTCGGGCACTTGTTCGAATCACTGGTGACCCTCTGCGTCCGCGTCTTCGCACAGGCGGCTGACGCCCGTGTCAAGCACTTCCGCCAGCAGGGCGGGCGGCAGGAGGTCGACCTGATCGTGGAAGGGGCCGATCAGCGCATCCTTGCCATTGAAGTGAAGCTCAGCGGCGCCGTGGGGGATCGTGACGTCAAGCATCTGCTCTGGCTGCGCGATCAGCTCGGCCACGATCTCATCGACGCCCTGGTGATCCACACGGGTCCGCAGGCCTACCGCCGCAAGGACGGGATCGCCGTGGTGCCGGCGGCGCTGCTCGGCCCCTGATCGTTGCCCGGCGCGTCTGAAAACGCCGAAAGCTACACTCCGTGCGCAAACGAAGGCGCACCCATGCACGCACAAGCCCTTGACGCCCTCGGCTGGTCCGGGCGCCGGCAGGCCCTCTTCGCTCCCCACGCCGCACGCGGCCTCGTGGCGGGACGAGTCGTGCGCGGCGACCCGGGCAAGTCCTCCGAGCTGCAGGTCCTGGCCGCCAACGTGGATCTCGTCTTCGTCGTCCATCCCATCGCCGCGGCGCCCAACCTGCGCGCATCGAGCGGGAGCTGTCCCTCGCCAGCACGCCGACGAGGAGCGCAAATGGAAGACGGTCGCCAAAGCGGCCAAGGAATTCGGCAAGATGAAAGGTCGCTGAGGCCTGGCAGGGGACAGGCCGCCAAGCGGGAGACCACACATGGCACCATCTCAAGCTGGAATCTGTGCTCTCTGCGGCGGGCACTTGGCTTTTGCAGACATGGCGACGCATCTCAGCACCTGCGCCCCCGCCCACGCCGCCGTGAGCGGCGCACCAATCAAACTTCTCCAACTGCTTGTCCGCTGCCCGGAGCGGTCAGACTACTGGCTGGTTCTGGAAGCGAAGGCCCACGCCAAGCTGCGGAGTCTGGATTCCTTTTTGAGGCAGATCTGGTTGGAGTGCTGCGGGCACATCAGCGCCTTCGAGGTGGAGGACACGACCTATCTGTCCCATCTGGATCCATTCGAGCACGACGCAACGCAGGCCCGCAGCATGGAGGCGTCCATTGGCCACGTGTTCACGAGCTTGGGTCAAACCATCGGCTATCTCTACGACTACGGTGACACGACCACGCTGGAATTGCGAGCGGAATGCCTGCGCGAGGGCCGGATCGGCCGGCGTTCCATCCGCCTGCTGGCGCGCAACGATGCGCCGCTGCACGTGTGTGGCGTCTGTGGCAGGCCTGCCACCGCGATCTGTCCCTATTGCCTGGGAGACGCAGGCGCATTCTGTTGTGATGAGCACCGGCGCTCCCATGCCTGCAATGAACCCGAGTCCTTCCTGCCGATCTGCAACTCGCCGCGCATGGGCGTGTGCGGTTACACGGGCGAGGTCTGAGGAGCCCTGCAAGCACATGGCCGCCGTCCTGTGGAGCCGTTCGCCACCAAAGGTCTGATGGTTCGCATCCGCATCCGTTTGGATCATCCGTCACGTAGGGATTGAATGAAGGGAGACACCATGGACGCCAAGGCGCAGGCCGTGCTGACGGCCATGAAGAAGGCGGGCAAGCCGGTCAAGGGGGCGGACGTGGCCGCCGCCACGGGCCTGGACCCCAAGGAGGTGGGCAAGATCATCGCCGTGCTGAAGAAGGACGGCCAGGTGGTGTCGCCCAGGAATTGCTTCTACGAGCCGGCCAGGTAGACATGTCCAACGCCCCTGTCACTTCCAACGCGGACGGCCCGCCGGACGGCCCTGGGCTATGCGCCCGGCCCGGAGGGCCCCGTCCCGGCCGAGTTCGTCCACATGAGCGTGCCCTATGCGGCGGGCGCGCTCGATTCCTCCACCGAGGACCTTCTGCGCTGGCAGACGAGCCTGCACGGCGGGAGGCTGCTCACGGCGGAGGGCCTGGGCGAGATGGGCAGGCCCGTGCGCGAAGACTATGCCATGGGGCTGATCCGGCGCGAGCAGAAGGGGATCGTCGTGCTGGAGCATGGCGGCGGGATCGAGGGCTTCAACACGCAGCTGGCCTGGCAGCCTTTCGGACTTGGCCGCTTCGCGGTCTTCATCGCCCCTGCCGGTCCCATTCGACGCAGATTTCTTGCGAGTAAATGCCATTACGCGACGCGAGATCTCCGCCGAATCGCCCTCGACATGGGCGCGAATCCCATCGAAGGTCCAAGCCCGAAAGGCTGCAGGTATCCGGACCGTCGCATCACGGTGGCGGTTCTGGGCAACTTGAACGACACGGCGCCCGCTGAGATCGCGGGCCGCCTGGGCGCCTTGGCCCATGGACTGCCCGTGGACCTGCCGGAGCCGAGGCAAGCAGTGGAGCTGCCCCGCGCAGACCTGAGGAGGTGGTCGGCGACGATCAACTGACCCCGGACTTCCACATCCGCGTGTTCCTGGAGGGGGACCGGCTCATGGCCCAGGGCACGGGCCAACCGGCATTGCCTCCCTTTGCCGAGGCCAGGGACCGCTTTATTCTCAAGCCAGTGGATGCCCGGCTGCACTTCACCCGCGACGAGACCGGCCGCGTGTCCAGTGGCGTGCGGCTCCAGGCTGGACGGGAACTTCCCCTCGTCCGCAAATAGAACAGGCTCCGCCCCGTGGGGAGAGTCGGAATCACGGGCTCTCTTGACATCAAACCGACCGTCCGGTATGTTTGTCTCATGAGTCGCACTGCCCATAATCCTGAAGCCACGCGCCGCGCCCTGCTCAAGAGCGCCGCGGTCCAGATCCACCGTCATGGGTTCCAGGCGGCCAGCCTGGAGGCCATCCTGGCTGAGACGGGCGTGACCAAGGGCGCGCTCTACCACCACTTCCGCAACAAGCACGAACTGGGCTTGGCGGTCCTGCATGAGGTCTTTCGCGAGGACATGCTGCGGGACTGGCGGGAGGCGCTGGGGGAGGGGGATCACCCCGTCGAGGCGATCCTGGCGCTGTTGGAGCGACAGCAGCGTGGGGCCAGCGCCTGTTCCGTGGAGTGCGGCTGCCCGTTGAACAACTTGGCCCAGGAGATGGCCAGCGTGGACGAACCCTTTCGTGTGGCCATCGAAGAGATCATGTCCACCTGGCGCGGGCTGATCGCCTCAGCCCTGGAGCGGGGGCAACGCGCCGGCATGGTGCGGCCCGGGGCGGATGCCGCCGGGGAGGCGGTCTTCATCACCAGCCTGATCGAAGGGGCGGCGGGGGCGGCCAAGACCGCCCGGGATCCAGACTTGCTGCGACAGGCGACGACAGTCCTGGCGAGCCATCTGGAGAGTCTGCGGGCCGAGCGACCAGCATGACTTTTTGCGCCGGGTAAAATACCAACTGGTCGGTTTGAAAGAGCGAAACGAGTCAATAGAAAGGGCGCTGACATGAGCAAGCTGTTCGAGGCCACCCGACTGGGGAATCTGGAGTTGCGCAACCGGGTCGTGATGGCCCCCATGACCCGCTGCCGGGCCACGGCCGACCACCAGCCCACGGACCTGATGGCCGAGTACTACAGCCAGCGGGCCGGGGCCGGGCTGATTGTGACGGAAGGGACCTCCCCCTCCCCCCAGGGTCTGGGCTATGCCCGCATTCCCGGTCTCTTCAACGAGGAGCACGTGGCGGGCTGGCGCCAGGTGACGGATGCGGTCCATGCCGGAGGTGGAAGGATCGTGGTCCAGCTGATGCACTCGGGTCGCGTCTCCAGCCGGCTCAACATGCCGGCCGCTGCGCGGGTGGTGGCGCCCTCGGCGGTGGCGATGAGCGGCGAGATGTGGACAGACGGGCAAGGCATGCAGCCCCACACCATGCCCGAGGAAATGAGCGAGGCCGACATCGCGGGGGCAGTTGGCGAGTTTGCCGCCTCAGCGGCGCTGGCCATCGAGGCCGGATTCGATGGA
Above is a genomic segment from bacterium containing:
- a CDS encoding transposase, which gives rise to MATPRQQDQSGSLHHVGCRGHDRQQIFVTTGDFLLYLRSLESFLEAEEIQVHAFVLMPNHIHLLISVLKDGAMGRLMRRLNGRYSACFNRARGRTGCLWEARYWSKPVTSDEQAMFTQLYIERNPKRAGLVKDPVDWLWSSARHFSVNPTWSWVTTLPWVTTLPADGANRARFYHNLLKRDDLNRESPLWLADCLQTVQGQSADS
- a CDS encoding helix-hairpin-helix domain-containing protein; translation: MGQGLDKSTAPDRNTLTRLEQLPNVGRATAEELRQIGIRVPRDLVGQDPKILYDRLCAATCQRQDPCVLDVFISAVRFMEGAPLKPWWTYTAERQRTHPDL
- the dinB gene encoding DNA polymerase IV; amino-acid sequence: MEASYLHVDMDAFFAAVEQRDNPALRGRPVVIGGGPPPWGKEGRRLHAKSCEDAQSPEAAFSGRGIVTTCSYEARAYGIRSGMPVAEAWRRCPDAVYLPGSRGKYSAASAEVMAILEQYTPDLDVLSVDEAVLEVSRCRLLHGGPWEIACTVQARIRSDLGLACSIGIAPNQLLAKMASKLRKPAGLFEIRADEARAVLAPLDVQAMHGIGESTAGKLRELGIHTLGQLAEFPLAILARRFGPLWAGNLQRLARGEGGRITRPFGYSREEKSVGHSRTFGQDLRGRQALEAELLDLTERVCRRLREAGLAARQVTVQLRSPDFRNRFRQQPLARPSQRESDLYAAARHLFHENWSEGEALRLLGLSAGRLQPVVGHPVQLGLLDGGRAERESRLNLAMDELKDWWGRDVISRCQVVARKEMRRIPLDMEA
- a CDS encoding nuclear transport factor 2 family protein → MPFSDPLQREVWATVEELNRAWTQGRPERLVEFFHPDMVAITPAMVGRLESGADCVAGWTAYARGVAIHRWQVRHPLVRIHGQAAVVAYEYEIEIGPEDHHQVLRGRDLLFLACEGGRWWVVADQFSPMPG
- the lexA gene encoding transcriptional repressor LexA, whose protein sequence is MSPRGANDNLTSRQEELLAYLRQALEKGGTPPSYRELGERFGIKSTNGVKVLLDALERKGYLLRVAGRARALELTPAALAAGRILELSVRSVPLLGRVAAGEPILAVEHVEEMLQVDTQLLRGDEHFALEVRGDSMVEAGILDGDLVFAQVQDSARAGDMVVALIGEEATVKFYFPEQDRIRLQPANARYEPLFVEGTSPEFRIAGKVTGLMRRYR
- a CDS encoding DUF4143 domain-containing protein, whose product is MTGYLTRVVDAELDELLPGLPAIALEGPKGVGKTETARRRARTIQRLDDPAPRAVAEADPAQVLTGEPPVLVDEWQRVPAVWDAVRRAVDDGAGPGRFLLTGSASPAAPPTHSGAGRIVTLRMRPLTLGERGVGRPGVSLKHVLQGGREEIEGRTDLVLADYVQEITASGFPGIRTLSGRARRLQLDGYLRRIIDTDFPEQGHTARRPAVLERWLAAYAAATATTASYETIRDAATSGQGEKPAKTTTQPYRDILERLWIVDPVPAWLPSGNRLNRLSQPPKHHLADPALAAHLLGLDAEALLTGAGPGPEIPRDGTLLGHLFESLVTLCVRVFAQAADARVKHFRQQGGRQEVDLIVEGADQRILAIEVKLSGAVGDRDVKHLLWLRDQLGHDLIDALVIHTGPQAYRRKDGIAVVPAALLGP
- a CDS encoding transcriptional regulator, which codes for MDAKAQAVLTAMKKAGKPVKGADVAAATGLDPKEVGKIIAVLKKDGQVVSPRNCFYEPAR
- a CDS encoding TetR family transcriptional regulator C-terminal domain-containing protein, giving the protein MSRTAHNPEATRRALLKSAAVQIHRHGFQAASLEAILAETGVTKGALYHHFRNKHELGLAVLHEVFREDMLRDWREALGEGDHPVEAILALLERQQRGASACSVECGCPLNNLAQEMASVDEPFRVAIEEIMSTWRGLIASALERGQRAGMVRPGADAAGEAVFITSLIEGAAGAAKTARDPDLLRQATTVLASHLESLRAERPA